In a single window of the Campylobacter fetus subsp. testudinum 03-427 genome:
- a CDS encoding radical SAM superfamily enzyme, MoaA/NifB/PqqE/SkfB family (Pfam matches to PF04055.17 Radical_SAM, and to PF13353.2 Fer4_12) produces the protein MGLLYTKYKMFHYPKKIDSLNTDEILPPLQVRIKPTNACNHDCWYCAYKASNLQLGKDMVVKDYIPKDKMFEIIDDLDSMGVKSITFSGGGEPLSYRYMTETLEKLSKTDIKFASLTNGSKLNGDIANLFSKFGTWLRVSIDGFDDESYAKYRNVKVGEFSKVIKNMSEFSKLGGKCLLGVSFIIDNKNYSHIYDVLHLFKDIGVSSVKLSPCIISNDAAKNNEYHSKIFSNVQKEIDKSMNLTDGNFEIYNSYHLLDTKFKKDYDWCPMLQILMVIGADQNVYACQDKAYNLDNGLLFSIKDRSFKEAWNADKNSFYKIKPCEVCNHHCVSNEKNKILLEYLGADKEHLGFV, from the coding sequence ATGGGTCTATTATATACAAAATACAAAATGTTCCACTATCCAAAAAAGATTGACTCTTTGAATACAGATGAGATACTACCTCCTCTTCAAGTAAGAATCAAACCTACTAATGCTTGCAATCATGATTGTTGGTACTGTGCATATAAAGCTAGTAATCTCCAACTCGGAAAAGATATGGTAGTTAAAGACTATATACCAAAAGATAAGATGTTTGAGATAATAGATGATCTTGATAGTATGGGTGTAAAAAGTATAACTTTTAGTGGTGGCGGAGAGCCTCTATCTTATAGATATATGACTGAAACTTTAGAAAAATTAAGTAAAACAGATATTAAATTTGCAAGTCTAACAAATGGCTCAAAACTAAATGGAGATATAGCAAATCTATTTTCTAAATTCGGAACTTGGTTAAGAGTAAGCATAGATGGATTTGATGATGAAAGCTATGCAAAATATAGAAATGTAAAAGTCGGAGAGTTTAGTAAAGTAATTAAAAATATGAGTGAGTTTAGTAAGTTAGGGGGGAAATGCTTACTAGGAGTGTCTTTCATAATAGATAACAAAAACTACTCACACATATATGATGTTTTACACTTATTTAAAGATATAGGTGTAAGCAGCGTGAAATTAAGTCCTTGCATAATATCAAATGATGCTGCCAAAAATAATGAATATCATAGTAAAATATTTAGTAATGTTCAAAAAGAGATAGATAAATCTATGAATTTAACCGATGGCAACTTTGAAATTTACAATTCATACCACCTTTTAGATACTAAATTTAAAAAAGATTATGACTGGTGCCCTATGCTACAAATTCTTATGGTTATAGGAGCGGATCAAAACGTATATGCATGTCAAGATAAGGCTTATAATCTTGATAACGGACTTTTATTTAGTATAAAAGACAGAAGTTTTAAAGAAGCATGGAATGCGGATAAAAATAGTTTTTATAAAATCAAACCATGCGAAGTATGCAATCATCATTGTGTATCAAATGAAAAAAACAAAATTTTGCTTGAATATTTAGGTGCAGACAAAGAACATCTAGGATTTGTATAA
- a CDS encoding SAM-dependent methyltransferase (Pfam match to PF13847.2 Methyltransf_31), which translates to MKELDIFTNLHKKTNREYLPRMYDDKVNCMVKAKEFEADFWDGDRKFGYGGYKYDGRWEPVAKRLIEIYKLKNLDKVLDVGCGKAFLLYELKKLLPNLQITGFDISKYALKNAKEEVKDYLFYHDAKNDFPFKKDEFDLAISLTTLHNLKIYDLKNALQNINFVAKNKFVVVESYRNEKELFNLECWALTCQSFFSKDEWEWLFKEFGYNGDYEFIYFE; encoded by the coding sequence ATGAAAGAGCTTGATATTTTCACAAATTTACATAAGAAAACCAATAGAGAATATCTGCCCAGAATGTACGATGACAAGGTAAATTGCATGGTAAAAGCTAAAGAATTTGAAGCTGATTTTTGGGATGGAGATAGAAAATTTGGTTATGGAGGCTACAAATATGATGGCAGATGGGAACCCGTAGCTAAAAGATTGATAGAAATTTATAAATTAAAAAATTTAGATAAAGTGCTTGATGTTGGATGTGGAAAAGCGTTTTTATTGTATGAGCTAAAAAAGCTGCTCCCAAATTTACAAATTACTGGATTTGATATATCAAAGTATGCTTTAAAAAATGCAAAAGAAGAAGTAAAAGACTATTTATTTTACCATGATGCAAAAAATGATTTTCCTTTTAAAAAAGATGAATTTGATCTGGCTATTTCACTAACAACTTTACATAATCTTAAAATTTACGATCTTAAAAATGCACTACAAAACATAAATTTCGTTGCAAAAAATAAATTTGTAGTAGTAGAAAGTTACCGAAATGAAAAAGAACTTTTTAATCTTGAATGTTGGGCGCTAACTTGTCAAAGCTTTTTTAGCAAAGACGAGTGGGAATGGCTATTTAAAGAATTCGGCTATAATGGCGATTATGAATTTATATATTTTGAGTAG